The Theileria orientalis strain Shintoku DNA, chromosome 2, complete genome genome has a window encoding:
- a CDS encoding guanylate kinase, which translates to MVNQQFHSSPPILVIVGPSGSGKTTLNDRLIVDHSDIFENSVSCTSRAGRKGEKDGVNYYFVSNEEFDRMAINNEFVEHAEYVGNKYGTMKSELNRILGLSKIPVLEIEMQGCKQVHKAGYPMRSVFIDPDDLEVLRQRLLLRGRDSEETINKRIERARQEILEAKSFPFDFILKNDDFDKAYSNMVDKLREWYPALNQKLTS; encoded by the coding sequence ATGGTTAATCAACAATTTCATAGCAGCCCTCCCATTCTAGTTATTGTAGGACCCTCTGGATCCGGTAAAACCACTTTAAATGATAGATTGATCGTTGATCATTCTGATATATTCGAGAACAGTGTTAGTTGTACAAGTAGAGCCGGTAGAAAGGGGGAAAAGGAcggtgtaaattattatttcgTTTCTAACGAGGAGTTTGACCGTATGGCAATCAATAATGAGTTTGTGGAGCACGCCGAGTACGTGGGCAATAAGTACGGCACAATGAAATCCGAGTTGAACAGGATCTTGGGGCTAAGCAAGATCCCTGTGCTCGAAATAGAAATGCAGGGGTGCAAGCAGGTTCACAAGGCCGGTTACCCTATGAGAAGTGTGTTTATCGACCCTGACGACCTCGAGGTCCTCAGGCAGAGGCTCCTCCTCAGGGGCCGAGACAGCGAAGAGACGATAAACAAGCGAATAGAGAGAGCCCGTCAGGAGATTTTAGAGGCGAAGAGCTTCCCCTTCGACTTTATATTGAAAAATGATGATTTTGATAAGGCGTATTCGAACATGGTTGACAAACTTAGGGAATGGTACCCGGCACTTAACCAGAAACTAACTTCCTAG